In Eucalyptus grandis isolate ANBG69807.140 chromosome 4, ASM1654582v1, whole genome shotgun sequence, the following proteins share a genomic window:
- the LOC104441798 gene encoding probable (S)-N-methylcoclaurine 3'-hydroxylase isozyme 2: protein MMYRKLVALTDLTEGINNPLLPLYVSLIILFFIHSQFKARPLVKLPPLPLPPGPRPWPILGNFMQLGKMPHVTLSEFAKVYGPLISLKLGTQLVIVGSSPAVAEEILKEKDHLLSARYVPHVMPVERSKLSYISLGWSPKCGIGWKYLRTICKTELFSRSAIESQTHVREKKVMEMVELISSKEGDVVDIGEVVFATVLNMLSNILVSKDFIEFKNGTVDGEMKNLVRQMMEVSAMPNISDLYPILSGLDLQGIQRKSKELTVKMNDMWTAIIEERRHRKAKEGDEAAQSDFLDVLIENDFTDEIINQLYMELFTAGTDSSSTTVEWAMAELIQNPESMDKVREELAKEISQDKPKESNLSKLKYMEACVKETLRLHPPAPLLLPHRAPRTCSLMNYFIPKNSQVLVNIWAIGRDPTIWKDPLEFNPERFVQSSLDFKGKHFEFLPFGAGRRICPGLPMAAKQVPLVLASLVKFFDWTLPHGAELSKLDMTEKLGITSQKAQPLFLIPKVRK, encoded by the exons ATGATGTACCGTAAACTCGTGGCTCTTACCGACTTAACCGAAGGAATCAACAATCCTCTCCTTCCCCTTTATGTTTCTCTGatcatcctcttcttcatccatagTCAATTCAAGGCTCGACCACTTGTTAAATTACCACCGCTGCCTCTCCCACCAGGACCCCGTCCATGGCCAATCCTAGGCAATTTTATGCAGCTAGGGAAGATGCCTCATGTTACTCTATCGGAATTCGCCAAAGTATATGGCCCTCTCATATCCTTGAAGCTCGGCACTCAGCTCGTGATCGTGGGGTCGTCCCCAGCTGTTGCCGAGGAAATTCTTAAAGAGAAGGATCATTTGTTGTCCGCTCGATATGTCCCTCATGTGATGCCAGTTGAGAGATCGAAGCTCAGTTATATATCACTCGGATGGTCTCCGAAATGCGGGATCGGGTGGAAATATTTGCGAACAATATGTAAAACTGAGCTTTTCTCGAGGAGCGCCATAGAGTCTCAGACACATGTTCGAGAGAAAAAGGTCATGGAGATGGTTGAACTGATCAGTTCGAAAGAGGGTGACGTAGTGGATATTGGAGAAGTTGTTTTTGCCACTGTACTCAACATGCTGAGCAACATTCTTGTCTCGAAAGACTTTATCGAGTTTAAGAATGGGACGGTGGATGGAGAGATGAAAAATCTTGTCAGGCAGATGATGGAGGTGTCTGCTATGCCGAATATATCAGATCTTTATCCAATCTTAAGCGGATTGGATCTCCAGGGTATACAGAGGAAATCGAAGGAGCTGACAGTGAAGATGAACGATATGTGGACAGCCATTATTGAAGAACGGCGACATCGGAAAGCAAAAGAGGGCGATGAAGCAGCACAATCAGACTTCTTGGACGTTCTCATTGAAAACGACTTCACCGATGAAATAATCAACCAACTGTACATG GAGCTTTTCACTGCTGGAACAGACTCTAGTAGCACTACAGTTGAATGGGCAATGGCAGAGCTAATACAAAACCCAGAGTCCATGGATAAAGTTCGAGAAGAACTCGCAAAAGAAATCAGCCAAGACAAACCAAAAGAATCCAACCTATCCAAACTTAAATACATGGAAGCTTGTGTCAAAGAGACACTGAGGCTGCACCCACCAGCACCATTGCTCCTGCCTCACCGTGCTCCTCGAACATGCAGTCTGATGAATTACTTCATCCCTAAGAACTCTCAAGTACTAGTCAACATATGGGCGATTGGGAGAGACCCTACGATTTGGAAAGATCCATTAGAGTTCAACCCAGAACGGTTCGTTCAATCGTCCTTGGACTTCAAAGGCAAACACTTCGAGTTTTTACCTTTTGGCGCTGGAAGAAGAATATGCCCTGGACTGCCGATGGCTGCTAAGCAAGTTCCCTTAGTTCTCGCTTCCCTGGTTAAGTTCTTTGATTGGACACTTCCTCATGGAGCCGAACTTAGCAAGTTAGATATGACAGAAAAATTAGGCATAACTTCGCAGAAAGCACAGCCTCTATTCCTGATTCCTAAAGTTAGAAAATGA